The Brettanomyces bruxellensis chromosome 8, complete sequence genome segment CCTGGCAACGGAAGTTTACCGAAGAAGCACCACAGTAAGAAATGAGTGTCAATTTACTAATGCCGTACATATGTAATATAACAAACAACCAATACTTAATACATTAATAgagatgcaaatgcaaGTACCAGCATCCACCGAACAGTTTGATTTTCAGAGGTGTGCCTACCGGATGAATCAACTGATACCGGGGCCCGGACTGtctactttctttttcttgtctcACCAATcgtcatcctcatcatcggACTGCGACACTTTGTCCTTTCTGGCCTTTAAGGCAACTGCAAGAGCATCAGCCAAGTTGCCAGGCTGTCCGGGAGTTGCACCCGGCGAAGAAACTTGTTCGGACGCACcgcttttcttctgcaaTAGTGGACTTGGTCTGTCCAAATGCGTTTTGTCTGTTTTCCTGAGCGACTGAATTCCAGCACCCCTGATTGAAGCAAGAAGTGCTTCTCTGCCAGAATCCACTTGTGGGAGGGCGGGTGcagaatttgaagatgaagtagTGGGCGCAGGAGGAGCAGGCGGTGCAGAAGGAGTAGTAGGTGCAGGCGGTGCAGGAGGTGCCGCCGGAATAGCCGAATTTCCACCTTGCTGACCAGtgggaggaagaggaggagcCAGAGGAGCCGGAGGAGCCGCCGGAATGGCAGAAGATAGAGAGTTTGCGGCAACAGACGATGCAGGGAAAGCAGGAGGAGGAGGTGGTGATGTAGAGATGGATGCAGATTGTGGGGAAGCCACCGGAGCCTGAACTGCAGGCCGTGAATAGCCATACTGCGTCTGCTGTGTTGGTTGTGCAGCCGGGAAAGTTGTCCGTGGCGGTGAAGTGGCGGTGAAAGTTGGTTGCTGGGTTGTACTCTGTCTTTGGGAAGGAGGAGGCGTCAAAATTTTGTGCGTTGTGTTTCTCGAAGGGGGAGGAGGAGGTCCAGTTCTTCTTGGTGGCGGAGGTGGCGGTGCTGCAGACCTTCGTGAGGCATTTTGGGGCAAAATCTGCGATGTTGGGTTTGAATTCCGAGgtggaggaggaggagggGCATTAGCCGTGGCTCTAACGGGCAAGGTGGGCACAGTGCCATTTCTTGGCGGTAGGCCAGGCTGGGGAGGCAGAGGTCTTGCAAATGGTTGTGGTGTTTGTTGTTGCAGTTGCTGCTGGTGCACGGATGCAGGCAGAGGAGGCACGAAATGCTTCTGTGGAGATGTGGTAGCGGCAGAACTTGGTGCAGCAAATGGATCTGGAGATGCGGAATGCTGGGATGAGGCGGCAGACTCTGGATTTTTCGCCAAAGAAGAGAcggaagatgaagaaatacCACCGGCAGCAGggggaggaggaggaggggctttttttcttcttgtagATGAAGAAACAGAGCTTTTCCTGGATGCAACATCACTTTCAACGGTTTTATACATGTACTTACGAGGAATTGGGGGTTCGAGTCCAACCAACGGTCCCCCGTGCTTGGAAATATAGTCCTTAATGAATTCTCTGTTTTCTGCAATCATACTTTCCTTTATACCCACACTTTCAAGCTCCTTATAGAAAGATCTCCACTCTGGTGGAGGCTCCTTGTCATAATAAATTACTCCATGGGCCCGTCTTATCCTCTGCTCATTTGAAATTCCATCATTTGCCGCCGTACTCTGTGATAAATCGCCACGAAGGCCGATTTTCCGCTCATTGGTATCTGCAGAaggctttttcttcaattcaaTGGCCTTCTTGTTGTGCAAAGTCTGCTTGGAACCATACTTTTCCCTGTGGGCGACCCTTTTGTAAAAATGCTGGgcatctttcttatcttcaaacAGAAGTCCCGCAAGGCATTCATCCAACTCAAAGGTGTGGAAAAAGAGTCTGTCCTGATTGTACTGAAAGTCCACATACAACTCCTGATCCCACAAGACTCCTCTGTTTCCGTGAATATCCaccattttcaagaaaaacgTATGCCCAACTAAATCATCTGAAAACACAATGGCTCCAGAAAGACCTGTGAATTTCCACGCATTTGTATCTGGATATGCTATATAGAGCCTCGCTGCTGTAGCATCTATAATCTTATTCGATGCTTTTGGAATCGCTCGcttgattttctctttgTCTTCTGAAGTGAGGATGGTCATGTCTGAAAGCTGAATGTCACTTAGTCCAATTTAGAGGTTCACGTTTCAAATGAATGAGAAACGAAATACAGTCAATTAAATACAaatttcctctttcaactttttgacCAAGAAACAAAAGAGATGGGTTGTGATTACTTGCAATTGATCAGAGAACGTCCAAATCGGCTTAAATGATAGctttaaaaaaacaaacaaactCAAAACTGTGGGCCCCCGTGTAAAGCCGCTGCCAGATAAAGCAagtatttttatcttcatttttttttttcggctCTTGCCCCATGAAATTTTGTCGTCGAAAATCAATGAACCTTTGCACCAGAAAAACAAACCCTGCTTATATAAATAGCGTATTCCCAGATCTGGACAAAAATTTAATCAAACTTCTACTTACTATATGGATAAATTAAAGGAAACCAGGTAAAgcaaaacagaaaaagatgagacaaggaggaaaaaagaagcgtAAGTTATGTATCTGGGTGGCATGAAAATTTGTTCAGATAGGCATTAATACTTTGATGCAAAATTCAACTGTATCGACATTAATCAATATTAACATTTATCACAACACATTTGTGACGAAACAACGTGAATATACTAACTGAAGAAACCACTGTTTAAGCATTAAAAAAGCCTAAGAAGAAGGAACAAAATCTGTCGGAAGAAGATAAGGCATTTAAGGAGAAGCAAAAGGAGGAGGCTAAATTAAAGAAGCAGATGGCGTCTAAGGCTTCTGGTCATGGACCAATTGTCACAGGTGGTATCAAACATTCTGGTAAGAAGCATCATTGAAAATTGTGTTTCCGATCATTGTGGTAGTGATTTGTACTTTACACAGCTTTTGATTTAGTTTGAGATCGAAACTTGCGGAATGCTAAATAAATAACCGTGAATGATCTTCCAAAGATTTTCCAAAGTAATAACCGATGTATTTTATAATGTTAAATCAAAGCTTTAATGCTTTCGAGTAAATTTTTCTATTAGTGAATATATGTTTGGGCTTTACACGGCAAGTTGGATGAACTATTTACGAAAAGGATCGGCCAACGAAAAATGGAATATAGAAAAATTGGAATATTCGATATTGAAGTTTTcgcttttattttttatttcttttttttgcttctccCCAATCCTCAACTTTGATAGAGATAAATCTTCATTCTATACTCCTGCCGTGACTATCAGAAAGTTCAAACAAAAGCTAAGAAGCTTGAGCAGGTGcaaaaatttttagaaAGAAGACTTTTAATTGGAACCAGGAACATTTACAGTTGGTTCTTGACTTAGTTGGgcataaaataaacaataacaaagaaaaacaagagATTTGAAGTGAAATAAAGCAACTAGAACTACTAAAATGCtcacaaaatataaaattgtGTTCCTTGGGGACCAAGGTGTGGGAAAAACGTCTCTTATCACGAGATTTATGTATGATacatttgattcacattATGCTGCCACAATTGGAATAGATTTCCTTTCGAAAACGATGTATCTAGATGATAAGACTATTCGACTTCAACTTTGGGATACGGCGGGACAAGAGCGATTTAGATCCCTTATTCCCTCATATATAAGAGATTCAAATGTGGCCATTGTGGTCTATGATATCACGAATCGTGATTCATTTAACGATGTTCAAAAATGGCTAGATTATATTCGGGAAGAACGTGGAAAGGATGTGCTCATCATTCTGGTGGGCAATAAATCGGACTTGAAGGATAAGGTGGTAACCTCGGATGAAGCTGAGGAACTTTCGAAAAAGTTAGGATGTAATCTCTTCATCGAAACTAGTAGTAAGAATGGTTACAATGTGAAGAAACTGTTCAAGAAGGTCGCAAAAATGCTTCCAGAGCTGAAGAACGAGCCTACAGAGCAAGAAACAAATGGAAACAATGTGCAAACTATAGATATTAGTACGGATAAGCCAGAGGAAAATGCTAGTTCCTGTCAAtgttaatatatttttcaactcaTCTACCACATACATCATACTGcagtcttttttttttttcgttttgtttttgcttttcttttaacTACAACACATTAGGCACCAATATGCATGCATTTTGTCTCATTTTCCGTAATACCATGATCTGTTTAGAATAGACCGTTTCGATAAAATGTTGTGACATAACGTAGATTTGATTAAGTCGCTCGCTCGCATTTAGTAGTGATGCGATCGATACctataaattttttttttcaacattttaaCATTTCAAgatttcatattttgatCTGGGACCAATCATGATATGCGCCACACTAAAAATATCGATTTTATGTCTGTAAAAAGCGTATCCGACAATTAATATCTGGTACAGATGATTTTGAAGTATGTCAGATCTTTTTGAGCCGCTCCGGGCTACAGTAGCAAAACATATACTTGATGAAACAAGGGATCAACGAGTATCTGAACTTGAGGAGTATACAAAAACTGCAGTAGAGGAAGAACAAAAGCTGTCCAACAGATCAAATCCAACTAACAGATTAAGATTGTCATCAGGTATTAATGATATATTAAATCGAACATTTGAGGTGTGGTTAAGTGACTcagaggatgaagaaggtgaaggtGGTGAAGATGAGGCTAATTCTCCGAATCGATCACAAGAATCAAATattgaggaaaatgaaCATAAAAACAGATCAAGAATTGTTGATGAGGAACAAGAGCACAGCAACGACATGGCGAGATGGCCAAATGAATGGAAATTTAGAAATTTGTCCTCTCCGGTAGCAAATACACTTCAAAATGTAACTTCAGGCTACGAATTTCCACCAACTATTTTCACATTGGATAATGACTATTTCTCAGGCTTC includes the following:
- a CDS encoding uncharacterized protein (BUSCO:EOG09264U78); translation: MTILTSEDKEKIKRAIPKASNKIIDATAARLYIAYPDTNAWKFTGLSGAIVFSDDLVGHTFFLKMVDIHGNRGVLWDQELYVDFQYNQDRLFFHTFELDECLAGLLFEDKKDAQHFYKRVAHREKYGSKQTLHNKKAIELKKKPSADTNERKIGLRGDLSQSTAANDGISNEQRIRRAHGVIYYDKEPPPEWRSFYKELESVGIKESMIAENREFIKDYISKHGGPLVGLEPPIPRKYMYKTVESDVASRKSSVSSSTRRKKAPPPPPPAAGGISSSSVSSLAKNPESAASSQHSASPDPFAAPSSAATTSPQKHFVPPLPASVHQQQLQQQTPQPFARPLPPQPGLPPRNGTVPTLPVRATANAPPPPPPRNSNPTSQILPQNASRRSAAPPPPPPRRTGPPPPPSRNTTHKILTPPPSQRQSTTQQPTFTATSPPRTTFPAAQPTQQTQYGYSRPAVQAPVASPQSASISTSPPPPPAFPASSVAANSLSSAIPAAPPAPLAPPLPPTGQQGGNSAIPAAPPAPPAPTTPSAPPAPPAPTTSSSNSAPALPQVDSGREALLASIRGAGIQSLRKTDKTHLDRPSPLLQKKSGASEQVSSPGATPGQPGNLADALAVALKARKDKVSQSDDEDDDW
- the YPT6 gene encoding Rab GTPase ypt6 (BUSCO:EOG09264JHE) encodes the protein MLTKYKIVFLGDQGVGKTSLITRFMYDTFDSHYAATIGIDFLSKTMYLDDKTIRLQLWDTAGQERFRSLIPSYIRDSNVAIVVYDITNRDSFNDVQKWLDYIREERGKDVLIILVGNKSDLKDKVVTSDEAEELSKKLGCNLFIETSSKNGYNVKKLFKKVAKMLPELKNEPTEQETNGNNVQTIDISTDKPEENASSCQC